One Ignavibacteria bacterium DNA segment encodes these proteins:
- a CDS encoding T9SS type A sorting domain-containing protein: MKKTISVLAILVIGFFVLTGQKIDNESPRWSQAFTHVNPLGNYVPLPSHPDRFVKFTTAPRQVETTHGMMVVTPSVRVLPSTTVAQTELYLASNKANRSVLFGSSNNVASSSINSGCFVSTDNGVSWGGYQVINSGNPNDQRGDPGPVVDKNMRFVFSHLVSATNFGSLTGMGANYSTNYGANFSSTFMLETSSNVDKNLSNTDDSPTSPYYGQSYTVWCNLGTPPASRFSRTTNGGVTWEPYVTLSNGLSGHFVQGHDVAAGPNGEVYVTWVSNMNSSPYRADYLGFAKSTNGGVNFTSSDSAINVNGARNNGTFGGWGLRVNDFPRIDVDKSGGARNGWIYIVMMEISHAPAGSDEDVVLYRSSNQGASWMPGVRVNQDVLNNGKRQFFPAVRVDDAGGVNIIYYDNRNFPNADSATVMISRSTDGGATFADFEITDHHFKPKPATGMSGGYMGDYIGIAIGANKVFGFWMDDKASTSTGFYNAWTASFMLDPGPLAPFNIQTPTAGTTVTSFPGSSTPVTITWDTSRTGASYKWIFGTALPTRLLTLPSGSNSLTMTLGELDNILAGIGVSQGGSISGSWDVWAFRNNAPANDSLKSSNGPRTITLARGTPVLTPFSLNIPANNSTIVTSVFNNSNININWTRSGEGTTYKWKFGAPTISTPLLTLPSGFDSTVSIVNSGLDFILGGLGVNPGDSISGQWAVWAYNATDSVKSTQTFNLKLKRQSKGDVMVLYDSTSAACRTSKDSTASILSRLNITFDLFNRGSQTAVLAMSLRGYKTVILLGEGTSSINTRLKDSVKAYLNSGGTTLQTKSKLIIFSEDIGYNYGRSASSYYDLDFVNNYLGWNWTADRPGTGAIGLIGTFVNPGIADSTVGSWPDALKVFTIAGTQQHVLYKFRPRMTSVDTLSGIGLYNTNWNVATFGVDIESLRPTATSPAGSPAERFIRAGIDYVNNNITGFEQIGNEIPLVYSLSQNYPNPFNPVTKINFALPKQGLVTIKIYDVLGREVRTLVNEVKAAGYHTVDFNGSQFSSGVYFYRMESNGFSDIRKMMLIK, translated from the coding sequence ATGAAAAAAACTATTTCAGTTTTAGCAATTCTCGTTATTGGGTTCTTTGTTCTTACGGGGCAAAAGATTGATAATGAGAGTCCCAGATGGAGTCAGGCGTTTACGCATGTTAATCCTTTGGGAAATTACGTACCACTACCGAGTCACCCGGACAGATTTGTGAAATTCACAACTGCTCCAAGACAAGTAGAAACAACTCACGGTATGATGGTTGTTACTCCGAGTGTAAGGGTATTACCGTCGACAACAGTTGCGCAAACAGAGCTGTATCTTGCCTCGAATAAAGCAAACAGAAGTGTTTTATTCGGGTCATCGAATAATGTGGCGAGCAGCTCAATAAATTCCGGCTGTTTTGTTTCAACGGATAATGGTGTTAGCTGGGGAGGTTATCAGGTAATAAATTCAGGTAATCCAAATGACCAGCGCGGAGACCCGGGACCGGTAGTTGACAAGAATATGAGATTTGTATTTTCTCATCTTGTAAGTGCAACAAACTTTGGTAGTCTAACAGGTATGGGAGCCAATTACTCAACAAACTACGGTGCGAATTTTTCATCAACATTTATGCTGGAAACGAGTTCAAATGTTGATAAGAATTTAAGCAATACTGACGACTCACCGACAAGTCCATATTACGGTCAATCATATACAGTGTGGTGTAATTTAGGTACGCCTCCTGCTTCGAGGTTTTCGAGAACTACGAACGGCGGTGTAACATGGGAGCCGTACGTTACTTTGAGTAATGGACTTTCCGGACATTTCGTTCAGGGTCACGATGTGGCAGCAGGACCTAATGGTGAAGTTTACGTAACATGGGTATCTAACATGAATTCTTCACCGTATAGAGCTGATTATCTCGGCTTTGCAAAGTCAACAAACGGCGGTGTAAACTTTACATCAAGTGATAGTGCCATTAACGTAAACGGCGCCAGAAATAACGGAACATTCGGCGGATGGGGATTAAGAGTAAACGACTTTCCAAGAATTGATGTAGATAAATCCGGCGGTGCGAGAAACGGATGGATTTACATCGTAATGATGGAAATAAGCCATGCACCTGCGGGTTCGGATGAAGACGTTGTGTTATACCGTTCCTCAAATCAGGGTGCTTCTTGGATGCCCGGAGTTAGAGTTAATCAGGATGTTTTAAACAACGGCAAGAGACAGTTTTTCCCGGCAGTAAGAGTTGATGATGCCGGTGGTGTAAACATTATTTATTATGACAACAGGAACTTCCCGAATGCTGACTCAGCAACCGTTATGATTTCAAGGTCAACAGACGGCGGAGCAACATTTGCGGATTTCGAAATTACTGACCATCATTTCAAACCCAAACCGGCGACAGGTATGAGCGGTGGATATATGGGCGACTATATCGGAATTGCAATCGGTGCCAATAAAGTGTTCGGATTCTGGATGGACGATAAGGCATCAACTTCAACCGGTTTTTATAATGCATGGACAGCTTCATTCATGCTCGACCCGGGACCATTAGCACCGTTCAATATACAAACTCCAACGGCGGGTACAACAGTTACATCATTTCCGGGTTCATCTACACCCGTAACAATTACGTGGGATACTTCAAGAACCGGTGCAAGTTATAAATGGATATTCGGAACAGCACTACCGACAAGGCTTTTAACGCTTCCATCAGGCAGCAATTCGTTAACGATGACTCTCGGAGAGCTGGATAATATATTAGCAGGAATAGGTGTCAGTCAGGGAGGTTCTATAAGCGGTTCATGGGATGTTTGGGCGTTCAGAAATAATGCACCTGCGAATGATTCTTTAAAATCTTCGAATGGTCCAAGGACAATTACACTTGCAAGGGGCACTCCGGTTCTTACGCCGTTCAGTTTAAATATCCCTGCAAATAATTCAACAATTGTAACATCTGTGTTCAATAATTCAAATATTAACATAAATTGGACAAGGTCGGGCGAAGGTACTACATATAAATGGAAGTTCGGGGCACCGACAATTTCTACTCCGCTTCTTACACTCCCGAGCGGATTTGATTCTACAGTATCAATTGTTAACTCGGGATTGGATTTTATACTTGGAGGACTCGGAGTAAATCCCGGAGATTCAATATCAGGTCAATGGGCAGTCTGGGCTTACAATGCAACAGATTCCGTGAAATCAACACAAACATTTAACCTTAAACTAAAACGCCAGAGTAAAGGTGATGTGATGGTGCTTTATGACTCAACATCAGCCGCTTGCAGAACTTCTAAAGATTCAACAGCAAGTATATTAAGCAGGTTAAACATTACCTTCGATTTATTCAACAGAGGAAGCCAGACTGCAGTACTCGCAATGTCCTTACGTGGATATAAAACTGTTATATTACTTGGCGAAGGAACAAGTTCAATTAACACAAGACTAAAGGATTCTGTAAAAGCATATCTGAATTCAGGTGGAACAACATTGCAAACAAAGTCAAAACTAATAATTTTCTCCGAGGATATTGGTTATAATTACGGAAGGTCAGCTTCCAGTTATTACGACCTTGATTTTGTGAACAATTATCTCGGATGGAACTGGACGGCTGATAGGCCGGGAACAGGAGCAATTGGTCTCATAGGTACGTTCGTTAACCCGGGTATCGCTGACAGTACTGTCGGTTCATGGCCTGACGCTTTAAAAGTGTTCACGATTGCAGGGACACAGCAGCATGTGTTGTATAAATTCAGACCTAGAATGACAAGCGTTGACACTTTGAGCGGAATAGGTCTTTACAATACAAACTGGAATGTAGCAACCTTCGGTGTTGACATTGAGTCACTCAGACCTACAGCTACAAGCCCTGCGGGTTCACCTGCAGAGCGTTTTATACGAGCAGGAATTGACTACGTCAATAACAATATAACCGGTTTCGAGCAAATCGGAAATGAAATACCTCTTGTATATTCATTAAGCCAGAACTATCCGAATCCGTTTAATCCTGTAACTAAGATTAACTTTGCATTACCGAAACAGGGATTAGTAACGATTAAAATATACGACGTTCTTGGAAGGGAAGTAAGAACGCTAGTGAATGAAGTGAAAGCGGCCGGATATCACACGGTTGACTTTAACGGTTCGCAATTCTCGAGTGGTGTTTATTTCTACCGAATGGAATCGAATGGATTCAGCGATATAAGGAAAATGATGCTTATCAAATAA
- a CDS encoding dihydrofolate reductase family protein, with amino-acid sequence MRKLIFFMHTSLDGFVSGLKGEMNWIHIDDEIFDFVATMTDKADSALYGRVTYEIMQSYWPSAGEQPNASKHDKEHSAWYNKVSKVVLSKTLSEKGLENTKVIKDQLADNINKIKLQDGKNVIIFGSPSASLSLLSQGLIDEFWLFVNPVILGKGIPLFKGVKEAAKLKLIESKTFSYGVIALHYETNRN; translated from the coding sequence ATGAGAAAATTAATATTCTTTATGCACACTTCACTTGACGGTTTTGTGTCAGGTCTTAAAGGAGAAATGAACTGGATACATATAGACGATGAGATTTTTGACTTTGTTGCTACGATGACCGACAAAGCTGACTCGGCGCTATATGGACGTGTAACTTATGAAATAATGCAGAGCTATTGGCCCAGTGCCGGCGAGCAGCCAAACGCATCAAAACACGACAAAGAACATTCGGCTTGGTACAACAAAGTTTCAAAGGTTGTTTTATCCAAGACACTCAGCGAAAAAGGGCTTGAAAATACAAAGGTTATTAAAGACCAGCTTGCAGACAACATAAATAAAATAAAATTGCAGGACGGTAAAAATGTTATAATTTTTGGAAGTCCGTCTGCTTCTCTTTCATTATTAAGTCAAGGTCTGATTGACGAGTTTTGGTTATTTGTTAATCCGGTGATTCTTGGAAAAGGCATTCCTCTATTTAAAGGTGTGAAAGAAGCAGCTAAACTGAAACTTATAGAATCGAAAACATTTTCTTACGGAGTAATTGCTCTTCACTACGAAACAAATCGCAATTAA
- a CDS encoding DUF262 domain-containing protein, with amino-acid sequence MKIYLKPITIREIVENYKDSAEEGVVGYNGKLNIRPAYQREFIYKPDQRNEVIRTIMRGYPNTAFPLNVMYWAKTNNNQYELIDGQQRTISFCQFFNMEFSIILDGMPKKFDNLSPEKKEYFLNYELQIYVCEGTPEQRLEWFSIINIAGEPLTSQELLNANYTGTWLSSAKRYFMKSNSAAYGLANKYIDIEANQSRGKGLETAIKWISSNNVKQYMADHQNDENADVLWLHFKKVIEWIQKNFIDYHREMKGLDWGQLYDKYFDITYNPRIISKQVQELITDPYITNSKGIFEYILGSSVDTKLLEVRIFDDATKKFVYTKQTEKAVRKNTSNCPLCAIGHVSNKHRIWNLNEMDADHVAAWSKGGKTIKKNCQMLCKTHNQAKGNK; translated from the coding sequence ATGAAGATTTATTTAAAGCCGATCACAATTAGGGAAATTGTGGAAAACTATAAGGATAGCGCAGAAGAAGGTGTTGTAGGTTATAATGGCAAATTGAATATAAGACCTGCTTATCAGCGAGAGTTTATTTATAAACCAGATCAACGCAATGAAGTTATAAGAACAATTATGAGGGGTTATCCTAATACAGCATTTCCACTAAACGTAATGTATTGGGCTAAGACAAATAATAATCAATACGAACTCATAGATGGGCAGCAAAGAACTATAAGTTTTTGTCAATTCTTTAATATGGAATTTTCAATAATCTTAGATGGTATGCCTAAGAAATTTGATAACCTTTCACCTGAAAAGAAAGAATACTTCTTAAATTATGAATTGCAGATTTATGTTTGTGAAGGAACACCAGAACAAAGATTAGAGTGGTTTTCAATTATAAACATAGCTGGAGAACCATTAACTTCACAGGAATTATTGAATGCTAATTATACTGGCACTTGGCTAAGTAGTGCAAAGCGTTATTTTATGAAAAGCAATTCCGCCGCATATGGTTTAGCAAATAAATATATAGATATTGAGGCAAATCAAAGTAGAGGCAAGGGTTTAGAAACAGCTATAAAATGGATATCAAGTAATAATGTAAAACAATATATGGCAGACCATCAAAATGATGAAAATGCTGATGTTCTTTGGTTGCATTTTAAAAAAGTAATTGAATGGATTCAAAAAAATTTTATAGATTACCATCGTGAAATGAAAGGGTTGGATTGGGGGCAATTATATGATAAGTATTTCGATATAACTTATAATCCAAGAATTATTTCTAAACAAGTGCAAGAACTCATAACAGATCCCTATATAACGAATTCAAAAGGCATATTTGAATATATACTCGGTAGTTCAGTTGATACAAAGTTACTTGAAGTTCGAATATTTGATGATGCTACCAAAAAATTTGTTTATACTAAGCAAACAGAAAAAGCTGTAAGGAAAAACACTTCCAATTGCCCGTTATGTGCGATTGGGCATGTTTCAAATAAACATAGAATATGGAATTTAAATGAGATGGATGCAGACCACGTTGCAGCTTGGAGTAAGGGAGGTAAAACAATCAAGAAAAACTGCCAGATGTTATGCAAAACACACAATCAAGCAAAGGGAAACAAATAG
- a CDS encoding adenine-specific methyltransferase EcoRI family protein, translated as MANRSLGKAKKAKNDEFYTQLVDIEKELKNYSNQLKGKTIFCNCDDPFESNFFKYFAMSFNQLKLKKLIATCYSPSPVAGTQLSLYDVKPSLKKGMNKNSKHAYKIEITEVKDFNEDGSVDLSDVEYLIKHNGNSLKLLKENGDFKSKECKELLEESDIVVTNPPFSLFLEYVAQLIEFDKKFIIMGNMNSLHKKEIFKLIKENKIWTGYGFNLTCDFIMPDHYKKWDRIENGKKIGKVPAITWFTNLHVKKHHEKMILWKKYSEEEYIKYDNLDAIEVSKVTEIPEDYYGMLGVPDTFLDIFNPQQFELIGIPTGNSGKVIGVTKNYRGRTDISLTRNGKTSCPYSRIIIKRIKS; from the coding sequence ATGGCTAACAGGAGCTTAGGCAAAGCTAAAAAAGCTAAGAATGACGAGTTTTATACTCAACTTGTTGATATCGAGAAGGAATTGAAAAATTATTCTAATCAGTTAAAAGGAAAGACTATCTTTTGTAATTGTGATGATCCTTTTGAAAGCAACTTTTTCAAATATTTTGCTATGTCTTTTAATCAACTTAAACTAAAGAAATTGATAGCAACTTGCTATTCCCCGAGTCCGGTTGCTGGTACCCAACTTTCACTTTATGACGTTAAGCCTTCTCTAAAGAAAGGGATGAATAAAAATAGTAAACATGCTTACAAAATCGAGATTACTGAAGTTAAAGATTTTAATGAAGATGGAAGTGTAGATCTTTCTGATGTTGAGTATTTAATAAAACATAATGGAAATTCTTTAAAACTTTTGAAAGAAAACGGAGATTTTAAAAGTAAAGAGTGTAAAGAGTTATTGGAAGAATCTGACATTGTTGTTACAAATCCTCCTTTTTCTCTATTTCTTGAATATGTAGCCCAACTAATTGAGTTTGATAAAAAATTCATTATAATGGGTAACATGAATTCATTACATAAAAAGGAAATTTTTAAATTAATTAAGGAAAATAAAATCTGGACTGGTTACGGATTTAATCTAACATGTGATTTTATTATGCCAGATCATTACAAGAAATGGGATAGAATTGAAAATGGTAAAAAAATAGGTAAAGTTCCTGCTATAACTTGGTTTACAAATCTTCATGTTAAAAAACACCACGAAAAAATGATTTTATGGAAAAAATATTCGGAAGAAGAATATATTAAATACGATAATCTTGATGCAATTGAAGTGAGTAAGGTTACTGAAATACCAGAAGACTATTATGGAATGTTAGGCGTGCCAGATACTTTTTTAGATATATTTAATCCCCAACAATTTGAGTTGATTGGTATTCCCACAGGTAATTCGGGAAAAGTTATAGGTGTAACAAAAAATTATCGTGGTAGAACAGATATTTCTCTTACTAGAAATGGGAAGACTAGTTGCCCTTATTCTCGAATAATAATAAAACGAATTAAATCATGA
- a CDS encoding DUF4145 domain-containing protein has translation MSKHIAPALSQRSFHCPFCGVLAEQTWSSSIKCNYSTTLPNGQPSTFEYYLNNTSTAKCRHCSQVSFWINNKMVYPLTGNVEIANPDLPDDIKKDYNEAKDIVNISPRGAAALLRLAVQKLCIHLGEKGNNINEDIESLVKKGLPKTMQEALDSVRVIGNNAVHPGRIDLNDKIEIAFALFGFVNIICEVLISQPKKINEYYEKNLPESVKKNIEDRDK, from the coding sequence ATGAGTAAACACATTGCACCTGCACTAAGTCAACGTTCTTTTCATTGCCCATTTTGTGGAGTATTAGCAGAGCAAACTTGGTCTTCATCAATTAAATGCAATTATTCAACAACTTTACCAAATGGACAACCAAGTACATTTGAATATTATTTAAATAATACTTCAACAGCAAAGTGCAGACATTGCAGTCAAGTATCGTTTTGGATAAACAATAAAATGGTCTATCCGTTGACTGGGAATGTTGAAATTGCAAACCCCGATTTACCAGATGATATCAAAAAAGATTATAATGAAGCTAAAGACATAGTCAATATTTCGCCTCGAGGAGCAGCAGCGTTGTTACGTCTTGCAGTTCAAAAATTATGCATACATCTTGGAGAAAAGGGGAATAATATTAATGAGGATATTGAGAGTTTAGTAAAAAAAGGACTTCCAAAGACAATGCAGGAGGCTCTTGATAGTGTTAGAGTTATTGGTAATAATGCTGTTCATCCAGGAAGAATTGATTTGAATGATAAAATTGAAATCGCATTTGCATTATTCGGATTTGTTAATATTATTTGTGAAGTTCTTATAAGCCAACCAAAGAAAATAAACGAATACTATGAGAAGAATCTACCTGAAAGTGTTAAGAAAAATATTGAAGATAGAGATAAGTAA
- a CDS encoding prolyl oligopeptidase family serine peptidase has translation MSALKEIEQVNLSESEKTLIEKGWSADVANNVIISRVLYNSEGYLVDGYIAEPKSSETKRYPLILWNRGGDEKNGRLDDFLASGILGEIASWGYIVVASQYRQKDEFGGRDIGDILNILKIGMKMPAFDGENIGVEGWSRGGMMTYQLLTKLSFLKCAIVVAGLADLRSNFEKNSKLKDKFYGLFKGADEKKILEEIGKRSAVDFFESIRPEVPLLMIHGTADDKVSYQDSVQMYKKLSEYIRAELRLETIENGDHYLRKERNTVRKLRRDWFYKYLKLNK, from the coding sequence ATGAGTGCTTTAAAGGAAATAGAGCAAGTTAATCTGTCGGAATCCGAAAAAACTCTTATTGAAAAAGGTTGGAGTGCGGATGTTGCTAATAATGTAATTATTTCAAGAGTATTGTATAATTCCGAAGGATATTTAGTTGATGGATATATTGCCGAACCAAAAAGCTCAGAAACTAAAAGGTATCCGCTAATTCTCTGGAATAGGGGAGGAGATGAAAAAAACGGAAGGCTTGACGACTTTTTGGCATCAGGCATACTCGGTGAAATTGCTTCATGGGGATATATCGTAGTTGCATCACAATATAGACAAAAGGATGAATTCGGCGGCAGGGATATCGGTGATATTCTTAACATACTTAAAATTGGGATGAAAATGCCTGCATTTGACGGTGAAAATATCGGTGTTGAAGGATGGAGCAGGGGTGGTATGATGACTTATCAATTATTGACTAAATTAAGCTTTTTAAAGTGTGCAATTGTTGTTGCAGGGCTCGCTGATTTAAGGAGCAATTTCGAAAAGAATTCGAAACTAAAGGATAAGTTCTACGGGCTTTTCAAAGGTGCCGACGAGAAGAAAATTCTTGAAGAAATCGGAAAACGCTCAGCTGTCGATTTCTTTGAATCTATTCGTCCGGAAGTACCCCTGCTGATGATTCACGGAACGGCAGACGATAAAGTCTCTTATCAGGATTCAGTCCAAATGTATAAAAAACTATCAGAGTATATAAGAGCCGAATTAAGGCTTGAAACAATAGAAAATGGAGACCATTACCTTAGAAAAGAACGAAATACAGTAAGAAAATTGCGTAGAGATTGGTTTTATAAATATTTGAAATTAAATAAATAA
- a CDS encoding BrxA/BrxB family bacilliredoxin has product MKIEFSMYDPNLVKPMREEVTILGFKELLNKNDVINEIGTQGTALVFVNSVCGCAAGKARPGLKLAMKWAEENNVIPDRLLTAFAGMEKEAVNEVRRYFEPNPPSSPQIGILKDGKLKSLIPRHEIENTNEFVVAEKIVKLLQENCRKD; this is encoded by the coding sequence ATGAAAATAGAATTCAGCATGTATGACCCAAACTTAGTTAAGCCGATGAGAGAAGAAGTGACGATTCTGGGCTTTAAAGAATTACTAAATAAGAATGATGTAATTAATGAAATAGGAACTCAAGGAACAGCACTTGTATTTGTTAATTCTGTATGTGGATGTGCAGCAGGTAAAGCCAGACCCGGTTTGAAACTTGCGATGAAATGGGCTGAGGAAAACAATGTAATTCCAGACAGACTTCTTACTGCATTTGCAGGAATGGAAAAAGAAGCAGTAAACGAAGTAAGAAGATATTTCGAACCAAATCCGCCGTCATCACCGCAGATAGGAATTTTAAAAGACGGTAAACTAAAATCACTAATTCCAAGACATGAAATCGAAAATACGAATGAATTTGTTGTAGCAGAAAAAATCGTTAAATTATTGCAGGAAAATTGCAGGAAGGATTAA
- a CDS encoding ATP-dependent Clp protease ATP-binding subunit, with translation MDSNFSQRVQEVIRLSREEAIRLGHDYIGTEHLLLGVLREGEGLAISIFKNLGVDLNALKKNIEETVKHSGSTLTIGNIPLTKQAEKVLKITYLEAKLFKSDIIGTEHLMLSILREDDNLASQILHQFNVTYDSVKTELVNILTGQKSAAGSSQQSKTSERKTDKSKTPVLDNFGRDLTKLAAENKLDPIVGREKEIERVAQVLSRRKKNNPILIGEPGVGKTAIAEGLALRIVQKTVSRILHNKRVVSLDLAALVAGTKYRGQFEERMKAVMNELEKAKDVILFIDELHTIVGAGGASGSLDASNIFKPALSRGELQCIGATTLNEYRQFIEKDGALDRRFQKIMVEPPSVEETIQILTNIKSKYEEHHSVRYTDKAIEEAVRLSDRYISDRFLPDKAIDVMDEAGSRVHLAHIVVPEDISKLEEEIDIVKQEKMKVIKAQNYEEAAKLRDKEKGLIARLEESKFDFDLKSQNTFYEVSEQSIADVVAMMTGIPVNKVAESETKRLVHMEEYLKKVLIGQDESIEKISKSIRRARAGLKDPNRPIGSFIFLGPTGVGKTELAKQLAKFLFDSEDALIRVDMSEYMEKFNVSRLVGAPPGYVGYEEGGQLTEKVRRKPYSVVLLDEVEKAHPDTFNVLLQVLDDGMLTDGLGRKVDFKNTIIIMTSNIGTRDIKMDKVFGFGESKDETKYDKMKSSINDAVKKVFSPEFLNRIDDFIVFHQLGRDSILRIVEISVETLQKRLVNQNITIELTKPVKEFLGDKGYDQNYGARPLRRVIQKYLEDPLSEEILKGNIKENTKVRVRLKRGTEEIIFEPAKASSSSTDSNDEIIEESKENKG, from the coding sequence ATGGACAGTAATTTTTCTCAAAGAGTACAGGAAGTAATCAGACTAAGCAGGGAAGAAGCGATAAGACTTGGGCATGATTATATTGGAACTGAACACCTGCTGCTTGGAGTACTTAGAGAAGGTGAAGGACTTGCTATAAGTATATTCAAGAATTTAGGTGTTGATTTAAACGCCCTGAAGAAAAACATAGAAGAAACCGTAAAACATTCAGGCAGTACCTTAACCATCGGTAACATTCCTTTGACGAAGCAGGCAGAAAAAGTATTAAAGATTACATACCTTGAAGCTAAGCTTTTTAAATCGGATATAATTGGAACAGAACATTTAATGCTTTCGATTCTCAGGGAAGACGATAACCTTGCATCGCAGATACTTCATCAATTTAATGTTACATATGACAGCGTAAAGACGGAACTTGTTAATATACTTACAGGTCAAAAATCTGCTGCAGGCTCCTCACAGCAGAGTAAAACATCTGAAAGAAAAACCGATAAATCAAAAACACCCGTACTCGACAATTTCGGGAGGGATTTAACAAAACTTGCAGCTGAAAATAAACTCGACCCTATCGTTGGACGCGAGAAAGAAATTGAACGCGTAGCTCAGGTTTTAAGCAGGAGGAAGAAAAATAACCCAATACTTATCGGTGAGCCGGGCGTCGGAAAGACAGCAATAGCGGAAGGGCTTGCATTAAGAATAGTTCAGAAAACTGTTTCGAGAATTTTGCACAATAAAAGAGTTGTATCCCTGGATTTAGCGGCTCTTGTTGCCGGGACAAAATACAGAGGTCAGTTCGAAGAAAGAATGAAAGCCGTGATGAACGAGCTCGAAAAAGCAAAAGATGTGATTCTTTTTATCGATGAACTTCATACAATAGTCGGAGCAGGTGGTGCAAGCGGCTCTCTTGATGCATCTAATATTTTTAAACCTGCATTGTCAAGAGGCGAACTTCAATGTATTGGTGCGACTACCTTGAATGAATACAGACAGTTTATAGAGAAAGACGGTGCGCTGGATAGACGATTCCAGAAAATTATGGTAGAGCCGCCTTCTGTCGAGGAAACTATTCAGATATTAACAAATATTAAAAGTAAGTATGAAGAGCATCACTCAGTTAGATACACAGACAAAGCAATTGAAGAAGCTGTAAGACTCAGCGACCGCTATATTTCTGATAGATTTCTTCCCGATAAAGCCATTGATGTCATGGATGAAGCGGGATCAAGAGTACACCTTGCTCATATTGTGGTTCCCGAGGATATTTCCAAACTCGAAGAAGAAATTGATATTGTTAAACAGGAAAAAATGAAAGTAATAAAAGCACAGAATTATGAAGAAGCTGCCAAGCTAAGGGATAAAGAAAAGGGTTTAATCGCAAGGTTAGAAGAATCTAAATTCGATTTCGATTTAAAATCACAGAACACATTCTATGAAGTTTCAGAACAGAGTATTGCTGACGTAGTAGCAATGATGACAGGTATTCCGGTGAACAAAGTCGCAGAGTCGGAAACAAAGAGGCTTGTTCACATGGAAGAATATCTAAAGAAGGTCTTAATCGGTCAGGATGAATCGATAGAAAAGATTTCTAAATCAATAAGAAGAGCGAGAGCAGGACTTAAAGACCCGAACAGACCAATTGGCTCATTCATATTTCTTGGACCGACGGGTGTTGGAAAGACGGAACTTGCAAAACAACTTGCAAAATTCCTTTTCGATTCCGAGGATGCATTAATTCGTGTTGATATGAGTGAATACATGGAAAAGTTTAACGTATCAAGGCTTGTTGGTGCTCCTCCCGGATATGTAGGATATGAAGAGGGCGGTCAGTTAACTGAAAAGGTTAGAAGAAAACCTTACAGTGTTGTTCTGCTTGATGAGGTTGAGAAGGCACATCCGGACACGTTTAACGTACTCCTGCAGGTTCTTGATGACGGAATGCTTACTGATGGACTTGGAAGGAAAGTAGATTTCAAGAATACAATAATTATTATGACTTCAAACATTGGTACGCGTGATATTAAGATGGATAAGGTATTCGGCTTTGGTGAATCAAAAGACGAGACAAAATATGATAAAATGAAGTCATCTATTAACGATGCAGTTAAGAAAGTTTTTTCCCCTGAATTTTTAAATAGAATTGACGATTTTATAGTGTTCCATCAACTTGGAAGAGATAGTATATTGAGAATAGTTGAAATATCTGTTGAAACGCTGCAGAAGAGACTTGTCAATCAGAATATTACGATTGAATTGACAAAGCCGGTAAAAGAATTTCTTGGAGATAAAGGATACGACCAGAATTATGGAGCGAGACCTTTGAGAAGGGTTATTCAAAAGTATCTTGAAGATCCTTTGAGTGAGGAAATTCTTAAGGGCAATATAAAAGAAAACACAAAAGTACGTGTTAGGTTGAAAAGGGGAACGGAAGAAATAATTTTCGAACCCGCAAAGGCAAGCTCATCAAGCACGGACTCTAACGACGAAATAATTGAAGAATCTAAAGAAAATAAAGGATAA